caatattttattttcttaagtTTTGGTAGATGTAGGGATTTGGTAGATGTAGGGATTTGAGTAGTGACTCCATTCTCTGGTCTGTATTGACTTGAAGTTGTGAATATAATTTTTCATATTATGTTTTAAAACATTCTTTAATTTCTTGAATGTGGTGGTAAATGATCTTGTATATTGCATTATCTGCCCGTTGTTTCCTTAGCTTGTATGCTAATAGTTTTGAATATTTGCAGCCTCCTTCATAGTACTTTTTTGTGTATAGCAATGTCTTTTGAATCTCTTGAGAATATAATTCTTCAATCtggtttgttttcctttttatttctattttaacctTTGGGTCTGTTTATTTATGTACAGATTCCAAGTTTTTGAGTTCAGTCTGGAGAgtcttctctttgttttttaagaagaGATGTCACTGCGATCACCACGCTTCTCATAACTGCCTTGCAGGCATCCCAGAGTATGGGCGGAGAAACTTCACCATTATCATTAAACTCCAAGTATTCTCGAATTTCTTTTACAAACTGTTGTGTCCTGCTGTTGTCGAGTACATTAGGGTTTCGTCTCCAGTGTGTAAGCTTCCTTCTATTGGTCATTTTCAGGGACAAATAGAGTGGGCAGTGATCTGAGAGGTCCATTGCTCCAATATGTCTTAAACTTTGTTACTGTCTGttccaaacaataaaaaataatgattttttttattttttgggggcgaGATATTCTTGCCCGAGTTGAGTCAAGGTTTGTTTTAAGCGGAGTATTAAAGTCATCAGCACATATTAAAGTCCCCTGGGTTTCACTTGCTATCGTTTCAATTACCTATGTATAAAATTTGATTTTGAACCAGGAGGGATATACACATTGTATAGGGTAAACAAATTTCCATAAACTTTCCCACGAATCATTAGGAATCTACCTTTCTTGTCTTTTAATAGTAGATATATGTTTGTATGTCACCTTTCCTGGATTTAATATTACAACTCCCCTAGTGTGTTTGGATCTATTTGAGGAGGAGAAGACAGATTTAAACCCCTGTCTTTTGAGTTTTTCATGCTCAGCTTCCATCAGGTGGGTTTCTTGCAGAAATGCAATATctatgttttctctttttagttTAAGAAGGGGTTTGCTCTGTTTGACTGGGCTGCGAAGCCCATTCACATTTAGAGACACTACTTTCATTTTCTGGACCCGTAATGTACCAGCTTATGTCTAGAATGGTATGATGCTATACCCTCAACAAAAGCAGATTTCCCTtgtagaaaaaatacaaaaaaagcccCTGTTCTGAACAAGCATTTAGTCATCATAATAAATGTGACAACTTCCTGTAGCAGAGGAACCTTTGTCCCTCTAAAGCCTCTGTTGGTGGGTGGAAGGGAAAATCCCTCCTGGATGGATGAGACCCTCCTCAGTGGTTTCTCCTGGACCTGCTTTCCAAGTCGGTGACTTTTTCTTTCAGCCTGCGTTGCTCTTTCAACAGACTCAGCAGAGCCTCTTTCGTTGCTGCCCCGCTTGTTTCCATATCGGAAATGCACACCCCCGCCTCGGTGATCGCAGGGTCACGACCCTGGAGCCTGGCCCTGACTTCCGTTAGCTTCTGGTGTCGCTCTTGTCTCAGTGTCGCTAGCTCGTCCTTGAAATCCTTCTTTAAATCTCCCTTGAGGCCAGAGATAACTAAATGAACGTCTTTTTTTGAAGTCGCAAATGTTCTTTGATTAGGTAGTTCCCGATGCAGCTTGTCTGCAGACTCACCGCCATCTCCGCTAGCTAGCAGATTTTGATTGTTCAGTTACCCTCTCTCTCCGGATCGTATcctcttttttttgcaaagaggTGATACTGTGACATGCTTTCATGTTTCATGTCATGTATTTTTGTCCACCCACAGAATTGatagccatttaaaaaaaaaaatcttttgggcCAAATTCATCTTTagaacaaataaaaactaaacttcaTACTCCAAATGGTGCCTACCAAGGAGCTAATGGGATACACACTTGTTAGGAAGAATTTTAGAATGGAAATCAGCCTTTCTCCTCAATCGGAATAACCATGGTAGCTACATTATGACCCCCAATGACTTgaaacttttttactttttaactttgtttagTGACCCAGATGCCTCCCAGGCCATCAAGTGTGCAGTCAGATGGGAGTCTACACCCTGCAATGAGCCAGTCTCCTATGGCCCAGGACAGAGGTATGCTGCAGTCTAAACGTAAAGTGGTCATAGATTAGTATGTCGAGAGTTTTTGCCGTAGCATCTGAATCTGAGCATTTTCTCCTTCCTTTGCCCTCTTTCAGGGTTCATGCAGAGAAACCCTCAGATGACTTATGGCTCCCCCCAGTCAGCCTCTGCACTGTCTCCACGCCAGTCTTCAGGGGGACAGATGCATCCTGGGATGGGCCCATATCAGCAGAACAACTCCATGGGTGGCTATGGACAGCAGGGAGGACAATATGGCCCCCAAGGTATGAACTTTCAAATTGTCTCTTGAGCATTTTTAGTTTTGAAATTCTGTCCTGATGTTGTAAAAAGATCAATTGTAAAAGGGCCTTTAGAGGTGGAATTTGTAAGGATTAAGTTGTAATTTTTCTAGAGGTTTTCCACTTAATTTACTATCTATTCACAAAGTTTTCTCATGTGCATTTCCTATTAGACAAACCTATGGAATATATCTCCCCTGCCTCATAGGAATACCATGCTATCGTTGGTCCCTCCCTCTGACTCTGTTGCAGCTATTTATAGCTGTGAAGCAGAGAGTCAGCTGACGTAGCAGAGCCTCCTGTCAGTAGAGCTGAGGCTGTGACGAAGGCTTGTTGCTCAGGGTGCATAGCTCTCTCTGCTAGCACACTGTAGGGAAAAAAGTCTGCCTCACACAGCTCTTAAGGAAAATACTCTCCCATAGCTATAACAATTCAGTTTCAATATTGAACACAAATAAACTTCTCAATGATTTCTACAGACCAGTATACAAAAACAGCCAAGGGATTTCTTTacctgattttgttttgttataatgtCATCCTTAGGTTATCCCCGTCAACCGGGCTATAGCAACATGCCCAACGCAAACTACACTGGGCCAGGCATAGGCCCAATGAACTCCATGGCAGGACAGGGTGCGGGGCCGCCATATTCTGGCATGCCCCCAGGAAGGATGCCTCCTAATCAAATGGGGGCACGTCCTTACGGCCCCAATATGGGTCCAAATATGGGGCCCAACATGGGTCCAAACATCCCTCCTAACATGGGCAACATGCCACCCCAGGTAGGCTCAGGAATGTGTCCTCCTCCAGGCATGAACAGAAAGCCCCAGGACCCCGCAGCCATGCAGCACCCTGCCACCAACTCCATGCACAACAGGTTGGTTTATGATCAATCCTCATGTGCCGACCTTTATTCCCTTCACACAAGGAAGGACTTATGCTTAAATATGAGATACCTGTACcatattttgtcacttttatgaatacAAGatgcttatttattttctgttctcTCCAGGATGCCTGGTTACCCAAACATGTCTCCAGGTATGATAGGCTCCGGCCCACCCTATGGCCCTCCCATGAACAACATGCCTGGGATGATGAACACTCAAGGTGGATCACCTTATCCTATGGGGCCAAACATGGCCAATAACTCAAGTGGTAAGCTGTAGAGATGACTGCTCctattattctcttttttggTGGCAATTTAACAGCTAATTGCAATCCCCATCATTGTGTCTAGGTATGGCCCCCAGTCCAGAAGTGAACAATAAGATGAATAACAAAGTAGATGGTAGTGGAACTCCCAAGCCAGAGCCCAAATCTAAGGTAACCTGTCTAGTACATATTGTAACAACAGTACTTTGGAAACTCACTGAAAGTCAAAGGTCTTCTGTTCGTGCATATTTAAAAGTTGcactctgtttaaaaaaaaaatatttgtatttctcTTGCACAATACAGAAGTCCAACTCTTCGACCACAACCAATGAAAAGATAACCCGTCTGTATGAGTTAGGACCAGAGCCAGACAGAAAGATGTGGGTGGACCGTTATTTGGCCTTCATTGAAGAGAAAGCCATGGGCATGACCAACCTGCCCGCTGTAGGACGCAAACCTCTCGACCTTTTTCGTCTTTATATGTCAGTCAAAGAGATCGGCAGCATGGCACAGGTTAATGTGgcctttttaaatacaataataaaaaatagttcATTTATTCCCTGCCCCCAATTGTAATCTCTATTATAAttctttcttcttgtgtttcttCCAGGTGAGTAAGAATAAGAAATGGCGTGATCTGGCCACTTCCCTGAATGTGGGCACATCCAGCAGTGCTGCTAGTTCTTTGAAGAAACAGTACATCCAGTGTCTGTACGCCTTTGAGTGCAAAATTGAGCGTGGTGAGGACCCTCCTCCTGAGATTTTCACAGACAACAAAAAGAACCAAGCTGCTAAGGTCCAGCCACCCTCTCCAGGTAAGTGCCATAGTCGAGCCATCTTTTCAACTAAACATGTTTCAGTGCAGTTCCAGTTCAGTAACCCACATTCATGCACTTTAAAACCAACCAACATACATAATTTGCAGTGTTTGAGTTTCATTAAAGTCATGTACCGTGTCCATCTGCTCCTCTTTTATTTCGAACTGAAGCGTCCCTCTGCTCCACAGCTGGGTCAGGCTCTCTGCAGGGTCCTCAGACACCCCAGTCCACCAGCAGCTCCATGGCTGAAGGGGGGGACCTGAAACCTCCCACTCCAGCCTCCACTCCTCATACCCAGATGCCCCCCATGCCACCAGGGCCCAGGTGACTCTAGTTAAACACATCTCTGACCTTAGGTCATTTGATTTGAggctaaaaaatacattttgattagagaaactcatttatttttctttacgCCTGTTCCCACTTTATCTCCTCATTTCCCCTCCCTTTCACCCCTGCTTCTCTCTAGGAGCAGCGTTAACCTGCAGGACCCCTTCTCTGAAGGAAGTGACCCTGCTTTTCCCAGGAAGAACATGACGCCCAACTCTGCCTATCAGGCTGGCATGAACACACCAGACATGCAAGGACGCATGGGCACCTACGAACCCAACAAGGACCCCTTTGGTAACATGCGGAAAGGTGGGCACACTGAATGGACGAGAGCTGAATGGATCATGTTATTCTAAAAACAACTGAACTTACGTAATTAGCCTTTCAGTTAATCAGATTCTCAATGGGCTTTAATTTTGAATGCATTTCCAGTCGGGGAGCACTTTCTACCTGCCAACCAGGGCCCGAACAGCGGGGTGGGTgaccaacagcagcagcaaccgccacagcagcagcagcagcagcctccgTTTAACAGAGGACCGCCTGGGTCCATTGGCACAATGCCAATGGGGCCCAGACAGCAGTTTCCCTATGGACCAGGCTACGACAGGAGGTAAGAATCATTGAATGGAAGATGGCATTTTCAAGGTCATTGAACCTTGCTGAAAATATCCAGCAGCTTTTATTATGTTCAGTCACACCACATCAAAGTTCCTGTGCAGGTCAGGAAAAGTAACTCAAAGGCTGAAttggtttatttgcatttcaagAAATGCATTCAGGCTTCTTACACGTTCAACTGTGCTTTGAGTGGATGATTTACTGTCAGGGATGGACAAAGTTTTATTAGTTGAAACCAGAACCAAATACTATCTTCAAATTCAGTCAAGCCCATCTGAAAAATGTTGcgattttgtgaaaaaaagatgAGGTTGGACTGTGCATCATGTTGCTTTCATGTCTCTGCCCATCCTGTGAGTCCACTTTACTCTATATTGTTTGGGAAATGGTAATCATTggtcctattttttttttttttgttgaagtctattatttattattcattttactTTGTAATGTTGCTCACTGACATGAGTGTGTCATGCGCTGAATTTGTGCTGCTTTGAATTATAAATAAATCGCAACCAAAGTATTTAGAGTGTTGTGATTCtaacctttgtttttttgtttctaacGAAATTTTTATTCTGTGTGTAGCAAAATATgcctgggggggaaaaaagcttagtgtgtgttttgttctgGTTTTCACAGATCAGAGCAAGGAATGGGCCCAGAGGGCAACATGGGATCCGGTGCTCCTCAGCCAAACCCTATGATACCTGCCAATGCCGACACTGGGATGTATTCGCCAAATCGCTTCCCACCACAGCAGCCACGGTCAGTGCACTTATTAGCGAAGCTTCTTGGATTTACAGCTACTGTCAATGGAAACTACTAATTCTTCATATAAAAGAAGCACATTGCTTTCAGTTCTTCAGTGTCATCAAAAGAAAACCATTTCATCCTGTTGTACGATGATGTTGGACACAACGTATTTTAACATTTCGAGCTTGGCAAATCAACAATTAAATTACATTAGAATTTTGTCTCTTTGAATCTTCACAGCTCTTTGGTTTGGGCTTGTTGTATGTGATGTGAAATACAGTATGAGCTCAGTTTGgatgattttaaatgtgtaaattccttcttctttttttgtctggtATTAAGTAGTAGGCAGTACAAGTATTTATATACAGCATTTACATTTTGCCTTTgtatttaataatattattatagatTGAACACAAAGTAACTTGTGATGTCTTCATCACAAATTCATCACTGAGCCAAAATGTTGACCGTGTGTAGGACAGTTGGCCATGATTTAATCCAGTGAGTTAAAACGTGCACAGTATTTTCATGATCAAACTGAGGATGCATAATGTTTGCAGGCATGATTCCTATGGTAATCAGTATCCTGGACAGGGAACGCCCCCTACAGGCTCCTATCCCAATCAGCAGCCTGGAATGTACCCACAGCAACAACAGGTCATTGATCCATCTGCACTACACTAACTCTAGCTATGCTCAATACACACTTTTTTTGGTTTAGTGTATTATTTTGTCTTTGAGTAAGCTGCTATCatattttagattttgttttgaaGAGGCAATTGTTTCGAACTGAAATGGTGTGTAATAATTCTCACTTTGAACTTTTTGATGGGTAGAGTTACAAGCGTCCTGTGGAAGGGGGTTATCCTCCACCCAAACGCCATGAGACGGAGTACAGTGGTCCCTTCCATGGTGGACAACAACCACCACCGCAGCAACAGCCAGGAGGTACCTCTGCACCCTCTTCAGGACAGCAGGAGTACAATCAGTACAGCGGCAATGGACCCTACCCCGGCTCGGATCGCCGTCCACCTGGCCCAGGCAATCAGTTTCCATTTCCCTTTGGTCGTGAACGTATGCCGGTAGCGACGGGGCCCAACGCTCAGCCCAACATGCCCCCTCAGATGATGCAGTCAGGCCCTGAGGGACCTCAGGGAGGTATTTGGCAGGGACCGCGAGACATGAACTATCAGAGCTACCCCAGCCGACAGGGTGGCCCTGGGGGCCCACCCCAGGGACCCGGCTACCCTGGCATGAACCGCTCTGAGGAGATGATGTCATCAGAACAGCGCATGAATCATGATGGACAGTGGGGGGGTCAGATGGGCCCGCGGCAGCCTCCTTATGGTCCAGCAGGGCCTGGCCAACCTATGCCTCGTTCAGTACAGCCCAACTACCAGCCCCTTCAGGGTGTGCAGAACCACATTCCACAGGTGTCCAGCCCGGCCTCCATGCCCCGGCCCATGGATAGCAGGACATCACCTAGTAAATCTCCCTATATACACGGAGTAATGAAGATGCAGAAGGCTGGCCCTCCAGTGCCTGCGTCTCACATAGTGCCCCCTCCGGTGCAGTCGCCTCTAATAAGACGAGACATGCCTTTTCCCCCAGGCTCTATAGAAGCGTCACATCCTGTCCTTAAACCACGTCGGAGACTCACAGTGAAAGATATTGGTATGACTAAAGATTATGAATATTGAACTTCTTATTGTCAGCACTGCCTGATGCTGCTTAGTCCAGCTATATTGTTCTCTATTGTTTCTTACAGTGTAccaattgtgttttgtttttttgtcctggCTTTTTAGGTACCCCTGAGGCCTGGAGAGTTATGATGTCATTAAAGTCTGGTTTATTGGCTGAGAGTACGTGGGCCTTAGATACCATCAACATTCTCCTGTATGATGACAACAGTATTTCCACCTTTGATCTCAACACGGTGAGACTTCACACTGAGCCCTTAATGATGGTTTATAACTGCACTCTATGTGTAGTGATCATGTCTAATATGTTCTATTTCTATGTTCTTTCTTCAGTTGCCTGGCCTACTAGAGTTGGTGGTTGAGTATTTCAGACGCTGTCTCATTGAAATCTTTGGTATTCTTCGGGAGTATGAGGTGGGAGACCCTGGCCAGAGGACACTGCTTGATCCTGATGCCTTGAAACAAGACTGGGACAGTGCAGAAGAAGAACAGCGGGCTGAGGACATGGAACAAGAAGAAGTAGATGacgaagaagaggaggaaagggaaacGGAGGGGCCAGCTCgtgtgaaggaggaggaggaggaggagcaggatcAGTGCACTGAGTCTCGGGGTCGAGATGAGAAAACGGAAGATGAGGAGAGGAAGAGCAAGGGGTCTTCATCTGAACAGACGGGCTCATCGCAATCCTTAGCTGCCAGTGAGAGACCCAAACAGGCCAGCAAGTTTGACAAGTTTCCTCTAAAGGTGGTACGAAAGAAAGATCCATTTGCGACTAGCAAGTTAAATAATCACGGCAAACTGCAAGAGTTTGACAGTGGGCTACTTCATTGGAGCGCTGGAGGCGGAGACTCAACAGACCACATCCAGACTCACTTTGAACCACGCAAAGACTTCTTGGAACCCCGAGAACGAGTATCTGTGCCCTCAAATTTGCTGAAGCAACGAGTCCCAGAAGAAATGTCACTGGAAAATTGTTTGCCATCtgaggaggagaaaaggaagaatcaagatgaagaagagaggCCAAAAGAGACGGCTTCCCCAGAGAAGGCCAGCTCCTCACACAGcactgaggaggagaggaaaacagaTTTGGAGACAATGACAGTTGAGAAAGTTGCCAAAATTCACCAGGAGAATAATAGACCTATTCCTTTCCCCGGCAGTGTTTTAACCCAGCAGGCACAGCAGACTGGCACCATCCTGGAGGATGAGCCTCACAGTAAAGATGAGGGGCCACTCGTTGCACTGGCTAACTGGCAGGATTCTTTAGCCCGTCGCTGCATTTGTGTCTCCAATATAATCCGCAGCCTCTCCTTTGTGCCAGGCAATGACCACGAGATGTCCAAACATCCAGGGCTACTGCTGTTACTGGGACGCCTGATCCTACTCCACCACAGGCACCCTGAGCGCAAACAAGCTCCGCTCACCTACGAGAAAGATGAGGACTCGGATGAGGGAATGGGCCAAAGGGATGAATGGTGGTGGGATTGCTTGGAGCTCCTGAGGGAGAACACACTGGTCACTTTGGCGAACATCTCAGGCCAACTGGACCTCTCCATTTACCCAGAGAGCATCTGCTTGCCTCTGTTGGATGGTCTTCTCCACTGGGCTGTCTGCCCGTCAGCAGAGGCCCAGGACCCCTTCCCCACCCTCGGCCCCCACAGTGCTTTGTCACCTCAGAGACTGGTTCTGGAGACACTAAGCAAGCTAAGCATTCAAGATAACAATGTGGACCTCATCTTGGCCACTCCGCCATTCAGTCGGTTGGAGAAGCTATATGGGAACCTTGTGCGGCTAATCGGAGACAGGAAGGTTGCGGTCTGCAGGGAGATGGCCGTGGTCCTACTGGCCAACCTGGCCCAGGGTGATACTGTGGCAGCCAGAGCAATCGCTGTTCAGAAAGGCAGTGTGGGCAACCTGCTGGGCTTCCTAGAAGATAGTCTGGCTGCCACACAGCTCCAGCAGAGCCAGAGCTCTCTACTACACCTACAGGGGATGCACTTCGAGCCCACAAGCCCGGACATGATGCGGCGAGCTGCTCGGGCTCTGCACGCCTTAGCCAAGGTGGAGGAGAACCACTCAGAGTTCACACTACAAGAGTCCCGACTCCTCGACCTTTCAGTGTCTCCCATAATGAACTCACTGGTTTCTCATGTTATCTGTGATGTACTCTTTTTGATTGGCCAGTCATGACAGCTGTAGGGAGCCATGGCTCcactttttgggggttttatcCCAAATCCCCACTTCCCTGGAAACCTGGCTTGTGTGGGCAAGGAAAGTTCAAGTGACTGTCTTTTAATTTATGAAAATCCTTCGGACTCCATTCTCTGAGCCCTCCCCAGGCCGTCCTTGCTTGAGGAGGGTCATCACTGAGCTGTGGTGGATTACAAACCAGAGAGAGGCCTACAAAGTGACACTACTTGCAACATGAATGGCAACTGGATGACACAGAGCACCACGGTTGGGAGACTGTTCTGCACTTGGGGGGAAAAGTACTTtttaataaagataaataaatgaataaataaataaatagctgaaaaacaaaaactgtaacCAAAGTTGCTGTCTCGTTTACAGTGAGTTTGGGAGACACCATGTGCCCTAGCTCTCCCCTCGAGGGCACAATGAGTCTGTAACTGGTTGACGTTCAGAGGTGAAGCAGACTGACGAGTGGCCTACTGGTTATAGTTGCTGTAGTTGGATTTTCACCAGTCAGCCCGACAGTAGACCAAGTGCTGTCAATAGACACCTTCACCGGGGAGGCCTGTGCAGTGTGCAGTAGATTGTAGGACATTTTCTGTACCGTACTGCTCTTGAGTGTAAGCATTCTGTAAACACGGttcacacagaaacagaagatGCAGCTCTTTAGAGTTTTGAGGTCATTTTAGTTTGGTGTTAAACAAAATGGCTTTCTTCCCCAAAGTATCAAGAACCTACAACACCCTTACCTCCTCTTATCCCTTGATTGTATGAATACCCTTATGAAAAGAAATCGCCTCTTAGGACTGGTTTTCAACTTCAATTACAGCATTGCTGTGGTGTATATATAACGTTGTACATTACACTTcctttctctgtgtctgtctctgtctgtgtcactATTCTCACACTTGTTATTGGTGAGGGATTGAGGCTGACATATGAGTTTGGTCTGTGACCTCCAGTCCCCGCTGATTTAGACCCACACCTCTGGTGTCTCCACAGCTCCGTAGTACAGCAGACACGACTCAAACCTGTTATATCCTGgtacaacaaaataaactagATGAAGTACACATTTGACAATTTTTCTTCAGTCATGGATTCTGCATATTTGTATTTCAGACTATGTAGCTAAGACAACATGTAAATtcctccctttcccttttttggcTCAATGAATATCATTTATTCAGTATGAAATCTTTATACTATATGTTCCACGTGGTAAGAATAAATGTACATTAAATCTTCGTAAGCTGTTTGATGGTTTTGTTCTTTTGGATTAGTGACCTCTTCCGGACAAACAATCCCAACTAATGTGTGAGTTTACATAAAATTTGGTTCAAAAGAATTTATGAAATACACGCTTCTCACCTTAGTGCTCAGGAAACTTGAAGAAAACATGGTCTTAATTGGTTGATTCAATTGTTGACGTGGAAATGCATTAGCTATATTACTGTGTGGTGAGTCACTAACACTACATGACATAAAGCCTGAAGAAGGGGACTGCACATAGGCTCTCTCTGAGAGAACTCAATATTTAAATCTCGGCATTTTAGCTGATCAGTAACCAAACAAAGGGTAAGAAACCATTTCCTATTCATGTTAATGTACATCAGATAGAGGAACGAGAAAATCACTGTtataaaagcattttatgagcgTACTTAAAAGGAATGTGTAAACAGATGAACCATACATGCAAGCCAAATAAAGTTACTACactaaaaagacagaaagctCAACCTCACGTTTCGAACGAAGGATAATCTACTTGCACCACTTGAAAAACCAGTCCATTAGGCTGTTTGGCGCTCCGCCTGCTGGAAAGAATAAATATTTCACCCTTCACGTGACCGAAAGAGACAACCATAGACTATAAAATGACGACcttattttttaaagtctaTGGACACGGTGTTACGGAAAAGCTGATTATAACTGgttataaaatgtaagtaaataTAGGTTAAACTATCATTGATattattttcctaaacttatgcaataaaacaaatcattgtGCATGTAGCAGAAAATAAATGGGTTATCGCATCTGGGCtcattaacttttattttgaaatgagtTTGCTGACACCGGAAGTGAAAAGTTCCATTCGAAACGGAGCAGAGCTGCTGCAGTATTGAGGATGTGAGGACAAAGATTGCACCTGAGAAAACAACCCGAAAACAAACGCTGCTTGACGACGGTTATCGGTCTAATAAAATTAGTTCTTACCTTCACTTAATTTTTATAAAAGCAATGACAACGCGAAACTTCCAGAATGTCATTCGTCAAGTAAATTGTCCTAGCTAGCAATGTTTTATAGACAATATGACGAATCCAGTAGTGACTGTCTCGTAGCAGCGACAATGCTCAGGCCTGTCATAGCCGGCTTTTTCAGATTTTCTCCGTCACATCAATGACTATGGATGTCAGAGCAGTTTTGGAGTTTGCCACAGTTACCAGGGGTCTGTCGTTGTTTTTGCAGGTACGTTTTAGCCAAGTTGGATGTGAATGTTACAAGATGCCAATCTCGTTTCCCCATTTTATAGCTATAGTGTTTATCAACAGTTAACCCTCATTTTCTCTGATGTTGAAGTCACCTTGGTAGTTATGTTTCTGTGGGGTAAAGTTAGCTAATGAGTGGTGCTCAGGGAAGTACTGTACACCTGTGTGCTTTGTTTCTCTGTACAACAAAACATGTTggcatcatttattttaatgttaaatatgtcTCCTCAGGCTGTCTTCAATGCTGTCATCCCTGACCATGATGC
The Etheostoma spectabile isolate EspeVRDwgs_2016 chromosome 6, UIUC_Espe_1.0, whole genome shotgun sequence genome window above contains:
- the arid1aa gene encoding AT-rich interactive domain-containing protein 1A isoform X4, with the protein product MAAQVASAATLNTSPPSELKKPDRDNKEESVPGEKQSDKKLPGLDSGSPGRGDLQDGADGRNAGGGGEPEMKNGNGNPPRANNNNQNDSVGPEGNNHPGLVHHHGTAFSPPSYGYSQHYGRAPFHQHGGQQSPGMAAAAGPVVQSSNMMDPYQPNSHEHGFSNHQFNNYNPFPNRTPYPGQAYAMNSPRSTQAPTAGGQPANVKQQPPAGGPTAMAGSYSNQRYNIGNPQPTSTPTLNKLLTSPSATRGYPNYPSNDYSSQEGANKGPADMGSSGLYGGSNPGWQQRSHHPSPMSPGSAGQPLVRNQPPGPIDPMAKMRGQPYGAGSPYNQQAPQGPPTGPQQGPGYPGQGYGPPGPQRFPVGMQGRTPGSMGSMSYGPQMGSYGQQGPGGYGSQSQAPYYGQPGQAPHPSQQQTPYSQPPSVQPGGQTPYPGQTHPPPTSAPHNQGAQPYQQPHMPPQSQGQLPGPSQGPPQSQPPYSQTSAPQSGQSLYAQQQGPPNQAPQPPSSQEPAGPQGQSNYPGSTQGPQPPPSQQQQAQSQPPQQPSGHSQHPQGQPAAYPPNPQQPQQQQAQQSPYQRFPPPQQQEVSQDSFQSSAPPSTQPKTGPEDSQGRPSSLPDLSGSIDDLPTGAEGALSPGVSTSGVSSSQGEQSNQAQSPFSPHTSPHLPGIRGPSPSPAGSPASASTPRTGPLSPANMPVTQMPPRPSSVQSDGSLHPAMSQSPMAQDRGFMQRNPQMTYGSPQSASALSPRQSSGGQMHPGMGPYQQNNSMGGYGQQGGQYGPQGYPRQPGYSNMPNANYTGPGIGPMNSMAGQGAGPPYSGMPPGRMPPNQMGARPYGPNMGPNMGPNMGPNIPPNMGNMPPQVGSGMCPPPGMNRKPQDPAAMQHPATNSMHNRMPGYPNMSPGMIGSGPPYGPPMNNMPGMMNTQGGSPYPMGPNMANNSSGMAPSPEVNNKMNNKVDGSGTPKPEPKSKKSNSSTTTNEKITRLYELGPEPDRKMWVDRYLAFIEEKAMGMTNLPAVGRKPLDLFRLYMSVKEIGSMAQVSKNKKWRDLATSLNVGTSSSAASSLKKQYIQCLYAFECKIERGEDPPPEIFTDNKKNQAAKVQPPSPASLCSTAGSGSLQGPQTPQSTSSSMAEGGDLKPPTPASTPHTQMPPMPPGPRSSVNLQDPFSEGSDPAFPRKNMTPNSAYQAGMNTPDMQGRMGTYEPNKDPFGNMRKVGEHFLPANQGPNSGVGDQQQQQPPQQQQQQPPFNRGPPGSIGTMPMGPRQQFPYGPGYDRRSEQGMGPEGNMGSGAPQPNPMIPANADTGMYSPNRFPPQQPRHDSYGNQYPGQGTPPTGSYPNQQPGMYPQQQQSYKRPVEGGYPPPKRHETEYSGPFHGGQQPPPQQQPGGTSAPSSGQQEYNQYSGNGPYPGSDRRPPGPGNQFPFPFGRERMPVATGPNAQPNMPPQMMQSGPEGPQGGIWQGPRDMNYQSYPSRQGGPGGPPQGPGYPGMNRSEEMMSSEQRMNHDGQWGGQMGPRQPPYGPAGPGQPMPRSVQPNYQPLQGVQNHIPQVSSPASMPRPMDSRTSPSKSPYIHGVMKMQKAGPPVPASHIVPPPVQSPLIRRDMPFPPGSIEASHPVLKPRRRLTVKDIGTPEAWRVMMSLKSGLLAESTWALDTINILLYDDNSISTFDLNTLPGLLELVVEYFRRCLIEIFGILREYEVGDPGQRTLLDPDALKQDWDSAEEEQRAEDMEQEEVDDEEEEERETEGPARVKEEEEEEQDQCTESRGRDEKTEDEERKSKGSSSEQTGSSQSLAASERPKQASKFDKFPLKVVRKKDPFATSKLNNHGKLQEFDSGLLHWSAGGGDSTDHIQTHFEPRKDFLEPRERVSVPSNLLKQRVPEEMSLENCLPSEEEKRKNQDEEERPKETASPEKASSSHSTEEERKTDLETMTVEKVAKIHQENNRPIPFPGSVLTQQAQQTGTILEDEPHSKDEGPLVALANWQDSLARRCICVSNIIRSLSFVPGNDHEMSKHPGLLLLLGRLILLHHRHPERKQAPLTYEKDEDSDEGMGQRDEWWWDCLELLRENTLVTLANISGQLDLSIYPESICLPLLDGLLHWAVCPSAEAQDPFPTLGPHSALSPQRLVLETLSKLSIQDNNVDLILATPPFSRLEKLYGNLVRLIGDRKVAVCREMAVVLLANLAQGDTVAARAIAVQKGSVGNLLGFLEDSLAATQLQQSQSSLLHLQGMHFEPTSPDMMRRAARALHALAKVEENHSEFTLQESRLLDLSVSPIMNSLVSHVICDVLFLIGQS